A stretch of DNA from Nitrospira sp. KM1:
CCGCCGAAGCTTTCGCCACCGCCAGCGAGACGCCGAGAATCGCATTTGCGCCCAGCTTCCCTTTTGTCTTGGTGCCGTCGAGGTCGATCATCATTCGATCGATACCGGCTTGATCGAAGGCCTCTTTTCCCATGAGCGCGGGCGCGATGATCTTCCCGATATTGGCCACGGCCTTGCCCACTCCTTTTCCCATCCATCGCTTCTTATCCCCGTCTCGAAGCTCAATCGCTTCTTTCTCGCCGGTGGACGCGCCTGAAGGGACCGCGGCTCTCCCCTTCGCACCGCTTTCAAGTTCCACTTCCACTTCGACGGTCGGATTTCCACGCGAATCGACGATTTGCCTTCCCTTGATTGCCCGGATTGCACTCATGCTCGGATCTCCCCTTTTAGTCTCCTAAGAAGCGATCGATTACACGCTCAGTTTTCTTTTTAACAACTCGTTCACTTTGCCTGGGTTGGCCTTTCCGGCGCTGGCTTTCATGACCTGCCCGACCAGAAACCCCAATACCTGCTGTTTGCCCTCTTTGAACTGAGAGGCTTGCGCCGGGTGGCGCTCGAGGACATCCTCAACGATCTTTTCCAGCGTCTCCTCATCGGAGACCTGGGTCAGACCCCGCTCTTCAACGATCTGTTCGGCGCTCTTCCCGCTCGTGAACAGATCCGGAAATATTTCACGCGCGGCTTTCAAGCTCACCGTTCCGCTCTCGACCATATTCAAGAGGCTCACCAAACGCTCGGGAGAGACCGGCGAGGTCTCAAACGATCCGCCTGATTGGCGCACCTCTCGAGTCAGTTCACCCATGACCCAGTTGCTGACCGTTTTGGGATGATCGAACAGTCTCACCGTCCGTTCGAAATAGTCCGCAATGCCTTTGGATGCCGTCAACATGGCCGCGTCCGATTCGGGAAGACCGTACTCGCTGACAAATCGGTTCGTTCGATTTCCCGGCAGTTCCGGGACCGTCGCCCTGTAGCTCTCGATCCACTCTTTCTCGAGATCAAGCGGGAGGAGGTCCGGATCGGGGAAGTACCGATAATCGTGCGCTTCCTCTTTGCTCCGCATCACCGCCGTCTCCCCGCGGTCCAGATTCCACAACCGGGTTTCCTGCTGGATTTTCCCGCCTTCGTTCAAGACCTTGGTCTGACGCTTCACCTCATACTCGATCGCGTCCTTCACAAATCGGAAAGAATTGATGTTCTTCAGTTCGACCTTGGTTCCGAATTCCTGCCGGCCCTGAGGCCTGAGCGATAAGTTGGGTTCGCATCGAAAACTGCCCTCTTCCATATTGCCGTCGCAGACCTCCAGATACATGAGGATGTCTCGAAGTCCCTTGAGGTAGGACACCGCCTCGTCGGCGGATCGCAGATCCGGTTCGGTCACGATTTCCAACAACGGCGTTCCGGCGCGGTTCAGATCGACCCTGCTGCCTGTCGTTCCTGTGTCATGAACATTCTTTCCGGCATCTTCTTCAAGATGTGCACGCCTGATTCGGACACGTTTCTTGCCGGTCCCGGATACCACTTCAATCCATCCATGTTCACAAATAGGAGACTCGTATTGGGAAATTTGATAGCCCTTGGGGAGATCCGGATAGAAGTAATTTTTTCGCGCGAACCGGTTGCGGGATCCGATCGTGCAGTTCAGGGCGAGACCGGCCCGCACGGCCATCTCAACCGCCGCCCGATTGACGACCGGAAGCGCACCCGGCAAACCGAGACAGACGGGGCAGGTCTGGCTGTTCGGAGGCCGCCCGAACGTCGTGGCACATCCGCAGAACATTTTCGATCGAGTGCGGAGCTGGGCGTGAACTTCAACCCCTATCACAACCTCGTACGTCATGGGATGGGTCATCCATCGTTCCGCATGCGGTCCCGTTCATGCTGCATCGCTTCTCGTCCCGCTTCAAATGCTTCTCGCAAGACTGATTTTTTCGCCTGGACGAATTCTTTGCCCTCATCGATAATTTCCTCGAGCGCTTCCCCGGCGCGTCCGGCCAGATCATGCAGGTCTCCTTCCGCCCTGCGCGCATAGCCGCGCAACTGCTCACGCGACTCACGCCCCGACTGCGGAGCCAAGAGCAATGCAGCGACGGCACCCAGCGCCGCCCCGGTCAAAAACGACAACACTACACCCGTTGACGACCCGCGATCATCCCCCATTGTGTGGTCCTCCTTGTTGATACCGTTCTCGAACAAACTGCGCCGCAGCCCTAAGGCCGGCCACCATGCTCACGACATTTCCCAGCAGCGTGCCGCTGGATCCTCGGACCACGTCATGCACCTGCTGGACGGACTCTCCGACCTCACCAACGGCATGTAGAAGCACCGAGGCGTGTTCGACACCATCACGCGCCTGGCCGGTCAACGCACTCACGTTTTGACTTACGGCACGAAGTTCGCTTATGAGCAGAGGCACTTCGACACCGAGTCGCTTCACCAACTGCTCCGACTCCGCGGCGGTCTTCCGGAGTTGCACCAAGACGGGAATCAGACAACCAACCAACACCGCAAAGGCCAGAGCAGCCAGAAGAGCGGCGATTTCCAGAAAGGTCATGAGGGTTCCCGACTGTCAACCGGATAGACCGGTCAACGGATGACGGCTCTCTTCAGATGCCACTGCGTGGATTGCTCATAGGCATGAGCGGCCCGAAACATGGTTTCCTCTTCGAACGCCCGGCCGATCAACTGCAAACCAATCGGCAGTCCCGTCCTGCTGAACCCGCAGGGCAAGGCGATAGCCGGAAGACCGGCAAGGTTCACCGATATCGTAAAGATGTCCGACAAATACATCTGAAGCGGATCTTCGCTTTTCTCACCCAGCTTGAACGCAGGAGTGGGCGTCACGGGCGTGGCGATAAGATCCACCTCTTGAAATGCGTCCGCGAAATCCTGACAGATCAAGGTCCTGACGGCCTGCGCCTTTCCATAGTAGGCATCGTAATATCCGGAACTCAGTGCATACGTGCCCAGCATGATCCGGCGCTTGACCTCCGGTCCGAAGCCTTCCTGTCTGGTCTTCATGTACAGGTCCAACAGGTCCTTGGTTTCCTTCGCCCGCAGGCCGAACTTGACACCGTCGAATCTGGCGAGATTTGAACTGGCTTCCGCCGTCGCCACCACGTAATACACGGCGACCGCTGCATCGGTTCGCGGCAGCCGGATTTCTTTTATTTCACCGCCCAGTGATTTGAGTTCTTCAATGGCGGTCCGAACAGCAGTTTCCACCTCTGGATCCAAGCCTTCGGAGAAAAATTCTACCGGCACACCCACTTTGAGCTTCTTCAGATCCTTCCGTTTCAAGGCTTTCATATAGTCTGGAACCGGGATGTCTGCGGACGTGGAGTCCATGGGATCATGGCCGGCGATCGCGCCAAGGAGATATGCGGCATCGGATACGTCTTTGGTAATGGGACCGATCTGATCCAGTGAAGAGGCAAATGCGATCAATCCGTAACGGGACACGCGACCATACGTCGGTTTCACTCCGACGACACCGCAGAAGGCGGCAGGCTGTCGGATTGAGCCTCCCGTGTCCGATCCCAAGGCTGCCACGCATTCATCGGCCGCCACCGCAGCAGCCGAACCGCCACTCGAACCACCCGGCACGCACTGCACATTCCATGGATTGCGACTCGGCCCGAATGCGGAATTTTCCGTCGACGATCCCATCGCGAACTCATCCAGGTTCGTTTTACCGAGAAGAAGGTAATCCTGCCCGCGCAGTTTCTTGACCACCGTCGCATCGTATGGCGGAAGGAAATCCCGCAACATACGGGAGGAGCACGTTGTCGGCACTCCCTCGGTGCACATATTGTCTTTAATGGCAATCGGCATCCCTGTCATCGGCTTCGTCCGGCGCCACCCCTTGAGCTTGGCATCCAAGTCCGCCGCATGGCTCGCAATGGAATCCTTCGTCTGCATCACGTACGCCTTTACCTTGGATTCGACTTGGCTGATGCGGAGCATGTAGCTGCGGACGATTTCCGACGCGGTGACTTCACCGGCAGTAAATTTCTTCTGCAACTCGCACAGGGTCAGCTTATGGATGGCCATCAACGCTTTTCCGTCGACTCGACGATGCGGTTTTTCTCGTTCACTCGAACGATCTTTGGGGCATGTCGCTTGATCTCTTCATCGCTATAATACTCGTAACAGAAGATGATGATCTGATCGCCCACTGCAGCCTTGCGAGCCGTCGGACCGTTCAGGACAATATCCCCACTGCCCCTCCGGCCTTCAATCGCATAGGTCATGAAACGCTCCCCGTTGTTCAAGTTGGAGCAAATAATGGCCTCATAAGGCAGAATCGCCGCGGCCTCCATCAGATCCTGATCGATCGTGAGACTACCTTCGTATTCGAGATATGCCCCGGTGACGGTCGCGCGGTGAATTTTGGAGCGCAGCATTTGTCGAAACATTCCCAGTCAGACCTTTCCTTAATAATCGGGGCGTACCGTTATTCAATGATCTTAGGCACACTGAAACCATTGGCCTCACGTCGCGGCGCATTAGCCAGCGCCTGCTCCACCGACAAGGACGGGCGGACTTCGTCCTCTCTGAAGACGTTCACACGCGCTGGAACCGAGGAGGTCTGTTCAACGTTACCGGTATCGTACTGATTGAGTGTTTGGACATGCGAGAGGATCTGACTCAACTGCTTGGCAAACACCTCCTTTTCAGCGTCGGTGACTTCCAAACGGGCGAGTTTCGCCACCTTCTCAACGTCCTGCTTCGTAATATTCATCTATTAGCCATCTCCGCGAGGACATCGCGTCCTGCGCTCGTCCTGCTCGGTTTTATCACTCTACGGTGACGCTCTTGGCCAGGTTTCTAGGCTGATCGACATCCGCGCCTCGCAAAACCGCGATGTGATAGGCCAATAATTGCAATGGGATAGTGAAAAGAATCGGTGAAATCAGCGGATGCGTTTCGGGAATCGTAAAGACCGCATCGGCTATTTTACCCAATTCTCGCTCCCCTTCCGCCACAAGTGCAATGACCGGCGCATGCCGGGCTTTAACTTCCATCAGGTTGCTGACCGTCTTCTCATACAAGCGATCGCGCGGAGCGAGGACGACCACCGGCATGTCCTTGTCGATCAAGGCAATCGGTCCATGCTTCATCTCCCCCGCTGCATACCCCTCGGCATGGATATACGAAACTTCCTTCAATTTGAGCGATCCTTCCAGCGCGATGGGATAATTGATGCCACGGCCCAAAAAGAGAAAATTTCTCTTCTTATAATAACGCTTGGCAATCGCCACGATCTCGGCCTCCCGCCGCAACACGCTTTCGACGAGAACCGGCAGCCGCACCAACCGGTCGAGCCAGGCCTTCCCATCAGCCGCCTTCATGACGTTGCGGACCCGCGCGAGATGCAGCGCCAAGAGATACAACGCTGTCAATTGAGCCGTAAACGCCTTTGTCGAAGCTACGCCGATTTCCGGCCCGCAATGGGTATAGAGCACCCCGTCCGACTCCCGGGCCAACGTGCTTCCAACCACGTTGACGATTGAGACGACCCGGGCGCCTTTCTGCTTGGCCTCGCGTGCCGCGGCCAAGGTGTCCGCCGTCTCACCCGATTGCGAAATGGTAATAAAGAGATCGTTCTTCCCGACCAGGGGGTCCCGATAGCGAAACTCGCTGCCGATATCGACTTGCACCGGCGTGCGGACCATTTCTTCGAACAGGTATTTACCGACTTGGCCGGCATGCCAGGACGTGCCGCAGGCGACGATCCAGATCCGCTCGACAGACGCAAAGTCCTTAGGGGTGAGACCGATGTCGGGAAGATCCGCTTCCCCGCTCTCATACGAATATCGCCCCCGCATGGTGTCCAGAATGGTTTGAGGCTGCTCATGGATTTCCTTGAGCATGAAATGTGGAAAGCCGCTCTTCTCCGCATCCGCGGCGTCCCACGTGATTTTGGACGGCTTTCTCAGCATGACGTGCCCGTCCGCGTCGGTCATGGACACGTCGGAAGCGGTGACGATAGCCACGTCTCCCTCTTCCAGATAGGTCACATCACGCGTATGGGCCAACATGGCCATGACATCGGAGGCGATGAATGACGCCTGTTTTGTCCGCCCGACCACCAGCGGACATCCCAGACGCGCGGCCACAAGCGTGCCGGGTTCGCGCTCAGAGATGACCGCCAGCGCATAGCTGCCCCTGACTTCCTTGGTCGCCGCGCGGACGGCATCGGCCAGCCCCAACCCGTTCTGCATGTGCTTATCGATGAGGTGCGCCACCACTTCGGTGTCCGTATCGGACTGAAATTTGTAGCCTTCCCGCTCCAATTGCTGCTTCAGGGGCTGGTAATTTTCGATGATGCCGTTATGCACGAGGACGCAGCTCTTCGATCGATGAGGATGGGCATTCTGTTCGGACGGCTTCCCGTGCGTGGCCCATCTCGTGTGACCGATGCCCACCAGGCCGTCGATTTCCTTCTCCTTCAAAGATTTTTGGAGATTGGCGAGCTTGCCGACGCTGCGCCGGACTTCGATCTTCTCTCCTTGGAGAATGGCAACCCCTGCCGAGTCGTACCCACGATATTCAAGCTTGGAAAGCCCGCCAATGAGAATGGGCACCGCTGCCTGATTGCCTACGTAGCCGACAATTCCACACATACGCGATCTACCTCCGCCGCTTGGCCCGGCTTGTGGGCACCTGAGGCTTCGATGTTTTAGCCGGTGATTTCGAGCCGGCGTTATGTGGCGACGTCAACATGGCGCGGCGACGCGCCGCCCATCCTTCGCGATTGACTTGCGGCACACGGGCAATCACCAGCGCGCCGGCCGGCACATCTTCGGTCACTGTCGTCCCAGCCGCAATGATGGCGCCCGCCCCGACCTTCACAGGCGCGATCAATTGAGTGTCGCTTCCTACAGCCACATTGTCTTCGATGACCGTTTGATGCTTTCTCACGCCGTCATAATTGACCGTGATCGTTCCGGCCCCGATGTTCACGCCCTTCCCGATCCGGGCGTCTCCCAGGTATGTCAGGTGATTCGCTTTCGATCCTTCGCCCAATTCCGCCTGTTTCATCTCCACGAAATTTCCCACCTTGGCCTTCTTCCGAACGACCGCGCCGGGACGAAGATGCGCAAACGGCCCGAGCACCGCATGGTCATCGATTCGCGCTTCGCGGAAGACGCAGTGTCCGAGAATCTCCACACCGTTGCCAACAGTGCAGTCCGTCACCCGCGTGAAGGAATGGACGATGCAATCCTCTCCGATGACCGTGTCACCCGCGAGCATCACGTTCGGGTGAAGTATGGTGTCCCTGCCGATCATGGCGCCGGCGTCGATCCACACCGAGGACGGATCGATCATCGTCACGCCTTGATCCAGCCAATGCTCCCGGATCTGCCGACGAATCACCTGTTCCGCTTCCGCCAGTTGCCGTCTGGTGTTCACACCCAAACCTTCGTCGG
This window harbors:
- the glmU gene encoding bifunctional UDP-N-acetylglucosamine diphosphorylase/glucosamine-1-phosphate N-acetyltransferase GlmU: MNRSSVDATTQPVSVGASPTTVPGLAVVIMAAGMGKRMRSKQSKVLHPVAGRSMVLYSIDLGLRLAGHRIGVVVGHQADQVRQVIEAATSGLQGTAPTSIVEQREQLGTGHAVMQARSVFSAKGPAPSLYLILNGDTPLLREFTVRELLRVHREERATVTILTSVLSDATGYGRVLRQSPGGSVSRIVEDRDASPEEKKVGEINVGTYVVDGDFLFSALEKLDPSNAQGEYYLTDIIQVAVSQGRRVSAVVLDNPDEGLGVNTRRQLAEAEQVIRRQIREHWLDQGVTMIDPSSVWIDAGAMIGRDTILHPNVMLAGDTVIGEDCIVHSFTRVTDCTVGNGVEILGHCVFREARIDDHAVLGPFAHLRPGAVVRKKAKVGNFVEMKQAELGEGSKANHLTYLGDARIGKGVNIGAGTITVNYDGVRKHQTVIEDNVAVGSDTQLIAPVKVGAGAIIAAGTTVTEDVPAGALVIARVPQVNREGWAARRRAMLTSPHNAGSKSPAKTSKPQVPTSRAKRRR
- the gatA gene encoding Asp-tRNA(Asn)/Glu-tRNA(Gln) amidotransferase subunit GatA yields the protein MAIHKLTLCELQKKFTAGEVTASEIVRSYMLRISQVESKVKAYVMQTKDSIASHAADLDAKLKGWRRTKPMTGMPIAIKDNMCTEGVPTTCSSRMLRDFLPPYDATVVKKLRGQDYLLLGKTNLDEFAMGSSTENSAFGPSRNPWNVQCVPGGSSGGSAAAVAADECVAALGSDTGGSIRQPAAFCGVVGVKPTYGRVSRYGLIAFASSLDQIGPITKDVSDAAYLLGAIAGHDPMDSTSADIPVPDYMKALKRKDLKKLKVGVPVEFFSEGLDPEVETAVRTAIEELKSLGGEIKEIRLPRTDAAVAVYYVVATAEASSNLARFDGVKFGLRAKETKDLLDLYMKTRQEGFGPEVKRRIMLGTYALSSGYYDAYYGKAQAVRTLICQDFADAFQEVDLIATPVTPTPAFKLGEKSEDPLQMYLSDIFTISVNLAGLPAIALPCGFSRTGLPIGLQLIGRAFEEETMFRAAHAYEQSTQWHLKRAVIR
- the glmS gene encoding glutamine--fructose-6-phosphate transaminase (isomerizing), whose amino-acid sequence is MCGIVGYVGNQAAVPILIGGLSKLEYRGYDSAGVAILQGEKIEVRRSVGKLANLQKSLKEKEIDGLVGIGHTRWATHGKPSEQNAHPHRSKSCVLVHNGIIENYQPLKQQLEREGYKFQSDTDTEVVAHLIDKHMQNGLGLADAVRAATKEVRGSYALAVISEREPGTLVAARLGCPLVVGRTKQASFIASDVMAMLAHTRDVTYLEEGDVAIVTASDVSMTDADGHVMLRKPSKITWDAADAEKSGFPHFMLKEIHEQPQTILDTMRGRYSYESGEADLPDIGLTPKDFASVERIWIVACGTSWHAGQVGKYLFEEMVRTPVQVDIGSEFRYRDPLVGKNDLFITISQSGETADTLAAAREAKQKGARVVSIVNVVGSTLARESDGVLYTHCGPEIGVASTKAFTAQLTALYLLALHLARVRNVMKAADGKAWLDRLVRLPVLVESVLRREAEIVAIAKRYYKKRNFLFLGRGINYPIALEGSLKLKEVSYIHAEGYAAGEMKHGPIALIDKDMPVVVLAPRDRLYEKTVSNLMEVKARHAPVIALVAEGERELGKIADAVFTIPETHPLISPILFTIPLQLLAYHIAVLRGADVDQPRNLAKSVTVE
- the panD gene encoding aspartate 1-decarboxylase — its product is MFRQMLRSKIHRATVTGAYLEYEGSLTIDQDLMEAAAILPYEAIICSNLNNGERFMTYAIEGRRGSGDIVLNGPTARKAAVGDQIIIFCYEYYSDEEIKRHAPKIVRVNEKNRIVESTEKR
- a CDS encoding DUF948 domain-containing protein, which codes for MTFLEIAALLAALAFAVLVGCLIPVLVQLRKTAAESEQLVKRLGVEVPLLISELRAVSQNVSALTGQARDGVEHASVLLHAVGEVGESVQQVHDVVRGSSGTLLGNVVSMVAGLRAAAQFVRERYQQGGPHNGG
- the gatB gene encoding Asp-tRNA(Asn)/Glu-tRNA(Gln) amidotransferase subunit GatB, giving the protein MTYEVVIGVEVHAQLRTRSKMFCGCATTFGRPPNSQTCPVCLGLPGALPVVNRAAVEMAVRAGLALNCTIGSRNRFARKNYFYPDLPKGYQISQYESPICEHGWIEVVSGTGKKRVRIRRAHLEEDAGKNVHDTGTTGSRVDLNRAGTPLLEIVTEPDLRSADEAVSYLKGLRDILMYLEVCDGNMEEGSFRCEPNLSLRPQGRQEFGTKVELKNINSFRFVKDAIEYEVKRQTKVLNEGGKIQQETRLWNLDRGETAVMRSKEEAHDYRYFPDPDLLPLDLEKEWIESYRATVPELPGNRTNRFVSEYGLPESDAAMLTASKGIADYFERTVRLFDHPKTVSNWVMGELTREVRQSGGSFETSPVSPERLVSLLNMVESGTVSLKAAREIFPDLFTSGKSAEQIVEERGLTQVSDEETLEKIVEDVLERHPAQASQFKEGKQQVLGFLVGQVMKASAGKANPGKVNELLKRKLSV
- a CDS encoding YtxH domain-containing protein; translated protein: MGDDRGSSTGVVLSFLTGAALGAVAALLLAPQSGRESREQLRGYARRAEGDLHDLAGRAGEALEEIIDEGKEFVQAKKSVLREAFEAGREAMQHERDRMRNDG
- the gatC gene encoding Asp-tRNA(Asn)/Glu-tRNA(Gln) amidotransferase subunit GatC, with protein sequence MNITKQDVEKVAKLARLEVTDAEKEVFAKQLSQILSHVQTLNQYDTGNVEQTSSVPARVNVFREDEVRPSLSVEQALANAPRREANGFSVPKIIE